Genomic window (Aureibacillus halotolerans):
TGGCTGAGATGCCCAATGAACCGGACAGTGACTTGTCAGCAGGTCGATACGTCCTGCTCGATGACGTACAGGATCCAGGGAATGTTGGAACGATTATTCGAACCGCAGAAGTACTGGGCATGACAGGCGTGGTCTTAGGAGAGCACTGTGCCGATGTGTATAGCAGTAAAACAATTCGTTCCACGCAAGGTGCACTGTTCCACATCCCAATTCTTCGACGGAACTTACAAGCATTTACGGAAGAATTGCACCAGCATCACATTCCACTGTTGGCCACGGCAATGAACGGCGAATCACTTGAAGAGGCAGAGGTGCCTTTGAACTTTGCGATTCTTTTTGGTAATGAGGGGAAAGGGGTATCGCCAGCCCTATTGGATAAGGCAGCACAGCTTCTTACGATTCCGATGGCAGGGAAAACTGAATCGTTAAACGTGACTGTGGCTGCTGGTATTGTCCTTTATCGATTGCACTCTAAGCGCTGACCTAATCTATATGAAGGTATATTGCTTCCCTGAAACTACTTCCGTACCTTATTGGAAATTATAGTTGTGTTTCGGAACGTAGGTCGCTATACTAAGGATTGATAAACGTATTATGAATGCAATTCCTAGCAAATGCTTTGAAGGAGCCAAGTAGGAAGTCGACGATGCGTCATTTTAGGGAAGGGTGCCATAGACTGAAAGCCCCCTTGATTGCATGGACTTTTGAATTCACTCTGGAGCAGACGTTTGGATGCTTTTAATTTATAAAAGCGAAAGACGATCCGGACACTTCACCGTTATATGAAGTCGAGTTGGGCTTATTCAAGTAGCCAACAAGGGTGGTACCGCGGAATTTTCGTCCCTTTTTTAGGGGGCGTTTTTTTGTGTTTAAAAACGATCAATCGCCATAAATGGTGTCATTTTAAAGGAGGTTCCTTTCATGAAAGATGAGCTATATGCCTTACAAGAGCAAGCACTTGCGGATGTTGAAAAGGCTGAGCAAGGGAAAGAGCTGCAAGACATTAAAGTGAAATTTTTAGGGAAAAAAGGGCCCATCACAGAAGTGTTACGCGGGATGGGGAAGTTGAGTGCTGAAGAGCGTCCGCTTATTGGGCAAGTGGCCAACGAGGTGAGAGGAAGCATTCAAGAAGCCATTGAAAAGAAGCAGCAGACGTTGAAAGCAGCGGAAATTGAGCAGAAGCTTGCGTCGGAAACAATTGATGTCACGCTGCCAGGGGTTTCAAAAGCTGTAGGACATCCACATCCACTGACTCAGGTCATTGAAGAAATCGAAGACTTTTTTCTTTCCATGGGATATAGCGTTGCAGAAGGTCCCGAGGTGGAAAGTGATTATTACAACTTTGAGGCATTGAACCTGCCAAAAAGTCACCCTGCTCGTGACATGCAGGATTCGTTTTACATTACAGAGGAGCTATTGCTTCGTACACAGACCTCTCCAGTCCAGCCGCGAACAATGGAAAAAATGAACGGGCGTGGACCGGTTAAGATCATTTGTCCAGGCAAAGTGTATCGTCGCGACAACGATGATGCGACGCACTCCCATCAATTTATGCAAATTGAAGGACTCGTCGTCGATGAAAACATTCGCATGAGTGACTTGAAGGGAACGCTCGAAGTGTTCGCTAAGGAAATGTTTGGCGAGGAACGTGACATCCGTTTACGACCAAGCTTTTTCCCTTTTACGGAACCGTCTGTTGAAGTCGATATTTCATGCAGCATTTGTCAGGGCAAAGGTTGTTCGGTTTGTAAGCAAACGGGGTGGATCGAGATTCTAGGGGCAGGAATGGTGCATCCTCGTGTATTGGAGATGGCTGGATTCGACCCTGAAAAATATACAGGCTTTGCCTTTGGTATGGGACCAGATCGAATTGCGATGCTAAAGTATGGTATCGAAGACATTCGTCATTTTTATACCAATGACCTTCGCTTCATTCAGCAATTTAATCGAAAGTAAGGAGAGGACACTACTATGCTTGTTTCTTATGAATGGCTTAACGATTATGTGAACACAAAGCAGACGACGGCAGAAGAGCTTGCCGAAAAAATTACACGCACTGGCATAGAAGTAGAGCATGTCGATCGGATGGCAGCGTCACTTGATAAAGTGGTTGTTGGCTATGTGGAACAATGCCATCCACACCCAGATGCAGATAAACTAAACCTATGTCAGGTCAATACTGGCAGGGAGACCGTACAAATTGTTTGCGGAGCGAAAAACGTCGCTGCTGGACAGCATGTTGTTGTGGCTCAGCCAGGAGCCAAGCTACCAGGTGGCATTAAAATTAAAAAAGCAAAGCTTCGTGGCGAAGTTTCAGAGGGCATGATCTGTTCCTTGTCTGAACTTGGTGTGCCACAAGCGCTTGTGCCTAAAGAAGTGGCTGATGGCATCTATGTGTTTACAGAGGATGTAGACTCAGGGACACCTGCGGCAAAAGCATTAAAGCTTGATGACGCTATTATTGAACTGGGACTAACGCCAAACCGCTCT
Coding sequences:
- the pheS gene encoding phenylalanine--tRNA ligase subunit alpha, whose product is MKDELYALQEQALADVEKAEQGKELQDIKVKFLGKKGPITEVLRGMGKLSAEERPLIGQVANEVRGSIQEAIEKKQQTLKAAEIEQKLASETIDVTLPGVSKAVGHPHPLTQVIEEIEDFFLSMGYSVAEGPEVESDYYNFEALNLPKSHPARDMQDSFYITEELLLRTQTSPVQPRTMEKMNGRGPVKIICPGKVYRRDNDDATHSHQFMQIEGLVVDENIRMSDLKGTLEVFAKEMFGEERDIRLRPSFFPFTEPSVEVDISCSICQGKGCSVCKQTGWIEILGAGMVHPRVLEMAGFDPEKYTGFAFGMGPDRIAMLKYGIEDIRHFYTNDLRFIQQFNRK
- a CDS encoding TrmH family RNA methyltransferase; the encoded protein is MKQILSVQNPLIKQCKKLKAKKYREEQGQFLIDGQHLLQEAISAQLSLEYIFYDPNRCDPPQNTDAECIECSEEIIRALSDTPSPQGIIAVAEMPNEPDSDLSAGRYVLLDDVQDPGNVGTIIRTAEVLGMTGVVLGEHCADVYSSKTIRSTQGALFHIPILRRNLQAFTEELHQHHIPLLATAMNGESLEEAEVPLNFAILFGNEGKGVSPALLDKAAQLLTIPMAGKTESLNVTVAAGIVLYRLHSKR